A genomic window from Lotus japonicus ecotype B-129 chromosome 1, LjGifu_v1.2 includes:
- the LOC130730908 gene encoding exonuclease DPD1, chloroplastic/mitochondrial isoform X2, which produces MKTGSMIFSLLQLPRCRIHSLANYWGETFPSFSNPQNNSSIRLLSSRINGLQEGHRKKWTRRPITTNTEGKGGTKSRSTKHEILSETTLTSSTVSVNKTQLGEFQDIQYCDVKEIAQKKNLSSLVTVIAFDIETTGFGAKNHRIIEIALRDLQGGENSTFQTLVNPQRYVPNSDVHGITNQMVNSPDVPRMEDLIPILLHYVRSREKPGGYVLWVAHNARSFDVPFFINELGRSSVKIPSNWLFLDTLPLGRELMMKLKAESEEKKPPANLAALCEHYNVKLNGAAHRAMVDVDALSVIFSRLTFDLKLTLSDLVEKSFQESDITKKKKNSD; this is translated from the exons ATGAAGACTGGATCGATGATTTTTTCGTTATTGCAACTACCTAGATGCAGAATACATAGCTTAGCTAATTATTGGGGTGAAACCTTCCCCAGCTTCAGTAACCCTCAAAATAATTCTAGCATCAGGCTGCTTAGTTCTAGAATCAATGGGCTTCAGGAAGGGCACAGAAAGAAGTGGACTCGAAGACCTATAACTACAAACACAGAAGGCAAGGGGGGCACCAAATCAAGAAGTACCAAGCATGAAATTTTAAGTGAAACTACTTTGACAAGTTCCACAGTAAGTGTAAATAAAACACAGCTAGGTGAATTCCAGGATATTCAGTACTGTGACGTTAAAGAGATTGCTCAGAAAAAGAACTTGTCTAGCCTAGTCACTGTTATTGCTTTTGATATTGAGACCACCGGGTTCGGCGCTAAGAATCATAGGATCATTGAGATTGCACTTAGAGACCTTCAGGGTGGTGAAAATAGCACCTTCCAAACTCTTGTAAATCCTCAACGCTATGTTCCTAATTCAGATGTTCACGGCATTACTAATCAGATGGTGAACAGCCCTGACGTTCCAAG GATGGAGGACCTTATTCCAATCTTGTTGCACTATGTTCGAAGCCGTGAGAAACCTGGGGGATATGTATTGTGGGTTGCTCATAATGCTCGCAGCTTTGATGTACCCTTCTTCATCAATGAGTTAGGTCGTTCTTCTGTCAAGATTCCTAGTAATTGGCTATTTTTGGACACCCTTCCTTTAGGTCGTGAACTAATGATGAAGTTGAAGGCGGAGTCTGAAG AGAAAAAACCTCCAGCAAACCTTGCTGCCCTCTGTGAGCACTACAATGTTAAACTAAATGGAGCAGCTCACAGAGCCATGGTGGATGTGGACGCATTGTCTGTAATCTTTTCCAGGTTGACTTTTGATCTGAAACTGACCCTATCTGACCTTGTCGAAAAATCATTCCAAGAATCAGATAttaccaagaagaagaagaattcagACTAG
- the LOC130730908 gene encoding exonuclease DPD1, chloroplastic/mitochondrial isoform X1: MKTGSMIFSLLQLPRCRIHSLANYWGETFPSFSNPQNNSSIRLLSSRINGLQEGHRKKWTRRPITTNTEGKGGTKSRSTKHEILSETTLTSSTVSVNKTQLGEFQDIQYCDVKEIAQKKNLSSLVTVIAFDIETTGFGAKNHRIIEIALRDLQGGENSTFQTLVNPQRYVPNSDVHGITNQMVNSPDVPRMEDLIPILLHYVRSREKPGGYVLWVAHNARSFDVPFFINELGRSSVKIPSNWLFLDTLPLGRELMMKLKAESEALTFYGVPEKKPPANLAALCEHYNVKLNGAAHRAMVDVDALSVIFSRLTFDLKLTLSDLVEKSFQESDITKKKKNSD, encoded by the exons ATGAAGACTGGATCGATGATTTTTTCGTTATTGCAACTACCTAGATGCAGAATACATAGCTTAGCTAATTATTGGGGTGAAACCTTCCCCAGCTTCAGTAACCCTCAAAATAATTCTAGCATCAGGCTGCTTAGTTCTAGAATCAATGGGCTTCAGGAAGGGCACAGAAAGAAGTGGACTCGAAGACCTATAACTACAAACACAGAAGGCAAGGGGGGCACCAAATCAAGAAGTACCAAGCATGAAATTTTAAGTGAAACTACTTTGACAAGTTCCACAGTAAGTGTAAATAAAACACAGCTAGGTGAATTCCAGGATATTCAGTACTGTGACGTTAAAGAGATTGCTCAGAAAAAGAACTTGTCTAGCCTAGTCACTGTTATTGCTTTTGATATTGAGACCACCGGGTTCGGCGCTAAGAATCATAGGATCATTGAGATTGCACTTAGAGACCTTCAGGGTGGTGAAAATAGCACCTTCCAAACTCTTGTAAATCCTCAACGCTATGTTCCTAATTCAGATGTTCACGGCATTACTAATCAGATGGTGAACAGCCCTGACGTTCCAAG GATGGAGGACCTTATTCCAATCTTGTTGCACTATGTTCGAAGCCGTGAGAAACCTGGGGGATATGTATTGTGGGTTGCTCATAATGCTCGCAGCTTTGATGTACCCTTCTTCATCAATGAGTTAGGTCGTTCTTCTGTCAAGATTCCTAGTAATTGGCTATTTTTGGACACCCTTCCTTTAGGTCGTGAACTAATGATGAAGTTGAAGGCGGAGTCTGAAG CCTTAACTTTTTACGGTGTCCCAGAGAAAAAACCTCCAGCAAACCTTGCTGCCCTCTGTGAGCACTACAATGTTAAACTAAATGGAGCAGCTCACAGAGCCATGGTGGATGTGGACGCATTGTCTGTAATCTTTTCCAGGTTGACTTTTGATCTGAAACTGACCCTATCTGACCTTGTCGAAAAATCATTCCAAGAATCAGATAttaccaagaagaagaagaattcagACTAG
- the LOC130730909 gene encoding GATA transcription factor 15-like: MGIMDLKEKEWSSSSVIKKCCADCKTTKTPLWRGGPAGPKTLCNACGIRYRKRRACTVGMNKGQERKRERAQKTVVVGGDGDGGGGSESESDDLMESLRMKIVALGEEVLLQRSPWEEVVKKQRRNKLGEEEQAAVCLMALSCGFVFA; encoded by the exons ATGGGTATCATGGATCTCAAGGAGAAG GAATGGTCATCATCATCTGTGATCAAAAAGTGTTGTGCTGACTGCAAAACCACCAAAACCCCTCTCTGGAGAGGAGGACCAGCTGGGCCCAAG ACGTTGTGCAATGCTTGTGGAATCAGGTACAGGAAGAGAAGAGCGTGTACGGTGGGAATGAACAAAGGacaagaaaggaagagagagagggCGCAGAAAacggttgttgttggtggtgatggtgatggtggtggtgggagtGAAAGTGAAAGTGATGATTTGATGGAATCTTTGAGAATGAAGATAGTGGCGTTGGGTGAGGAGGTTTTGTTGCAACGGTCACCTTGGGAGGAGGTGGTGAAGAAACAGAGGAGGAACAAGTTGGGAGAGGAAGAACAAGCAGCTGTTTGTTTGATGGCACTTTCCTGCGGCTTTGTTTTCGCTTGA
- the LOC130730910 gene encoding uncharacterized protein LOC130730910, producing MDREGGSNGGGSCYYSVLGIRRDASSSDIRTAYRKLAMKWHPDRWTRNPATAGEAKRRFQEIQEAYSVLSDQSKRSMYDAGLYDPLEEEDQGFCEFMNEMISMMNNVKDEGESLEDLQRMFVEMVGGDGMSFDLDQDQTAGKRARGSGSKGSAAQRSTSCR from the exons ATGGATCGGGAAGGAGGATCCAACGGCGGCGGATCTTGCTACTACTCCGTCCTAGGGATTCGCAGAGACGCCTCCTCCTCTGATATTCGTACTGCTTACCGGAAACTCGCCATG aagtGGCACCCGGACAGGTGGACGCGGAACCCTGCGACGGCCGGAGAAGCGAAGCGGCGGTTTCAGGAGATTCAGGAAGCTTACTCAGTTCTCTCCGATCAGTCGAAGAGATCAATGTACGATGCGGGGCTGTATGATCCTCTTGAGGAAGAAGACCAA GGATTTTGTGAATTCATGAATGAGATGATCTCAATGATGAACAATGTCAAAGACGAG GGGGAAAGTTTGGAGGACTTGCAAAGGATGTTTGTTGAGATGGTTGGTGGAGATGGGATGAGCTTTGACTTGGACCAGGATCAGACGGCTGGGAAGAGGGCACGCGGCAGTGGATCGAAGGGCAGCGCAGCCCAGCGTAGCACCTCTTGCCGATAG